The proteins below are encoded in one region of Gallus gallus isolate bGalGal1 chromosome 12, bGalGal1.mat.broiler.GRCg7b, whole genome shotgun sequence:
- the RPL29 gene encoding 60S ribosomal protein L29: MAKSKNHTTHNQSRKWHRNGIKKPRSHRYESLKGVDPKFLRNMRFAKKHNKKGLKKMQANNAKQAALQKKD, encoded by the exons ATGGCCAAGTCCAAGAACCACACCACGCACAATCAGT CCCGTAAGTGGCACAGAAATGGCATCAAGAAGCCCAGATCCCATAGATATGAGTCTCTCAAAGGG GTTGATCCCAAATTTCTGAGGAACATGAGATTTGCCAAGAAACACAACAAGAAGGGGCTGAAGAAGATGCAAGCCAACAATGCCAAGCAGGCAGCTCTACAGAAAAAGGACTGA
- the TNNC1 gene encoding troponin C, slow skeletal and cardiac muscles: protein MDDIYKAAVEQLTEEQKNEFKAAFDIFVLGAEDGCISTKELGKVMRMLGQNPTPEELQEMIDEVDEDGSGTVDFDEFLVMMVRCMKDDSKGKTEEELSDLFRMFDKNADGYIDLEELKIMLQATGETITEDDIEELMKDGDKNNDGRIDYDEFLEFMKGVE, encoded by the exons ATGGATGACATCTATAAGGCGGCG GTTGAGCAGttgacagaagaacaaaaaaatg AGTTTAAGGCTGCCTTCGACATCTTCGTGCTGGGGGCAGAGGATGGCTGCATCAGCACCAAGGAGCTGGGGAAGGTGATGAGGATGCTGGGGCAGAACCCCAcccctgaggagctgcaggagatgaTTGATGAGGTGGATGAGGATG GCAGTGGCACTGTGGACTTTGATGAGTTCCTTGTTATGATGGTTCGGTGTATGAAAGatgacagcaaaggaaaaactgaagagGAGCTCTCAGATCTCTTCAGGATGTTTGATAA GAATGCTGATGGCTACATCGATCTTGAGGAACTGAAGATCATGCTACAGGCAACTGGAGAGACGATCACTGAGGATGACATAGAAGAACTGATGAAAGATGGGGACAAAAACAATGATGGCAGGATTGACTATGACG AGTTCCTGGAGTTCATGAAGGGAGTTGAATAA